In Cherax quadricarinatus isolate ZL_2023a chromosome 5, ASM3850222v1, whole genome shotgun sequence, the genomic window cgaatgTTGTTACAATAAAAACTTGCTCTGCGCCTCTCTCTACTTCAACAGTTGAAAGTTGATTCCAGAAGCTGGGGTTCTGGTTCCTCCGACACAGCTTGGATGATGCATAGCAAGGCAGGCTTAAAAGTTGGAACTGAAGCCAAAGCGTAAGGAGCAGAAGTAAGCATAATCTCTTGTCATCCTGCACAGAAAGGCGACATGGCTTCCGCTTCCGCAGGCCGGGAGGACGTGGCAGGCAGCCACCGCGCAGACAAGGGACAACACACCCAGCATTCTTCATTAGTGGTGGCCAAAACGCGAATAATCCAAGCTCGGTAATATTATCTCGTACCTTTGTTcatgttatattgttattttttttcaaTTCCACCATATCCAGAAAGAGAAACTGACCGAGTAAAACAGaatgatccaccaaggcagggtgatccaccaaggcaggcagggtgatccaccaatcCAGGTTCATTCGAAAATCTCTTCGCTGTTGCAGCATTTATAAATCACACCTCACATCCATTTAAAAGTGTCGGTATATTCACCGTTATGCATCCATTTTCATTCATACATTTTCATCTTATATTCTGTTATTTACCTCATGCTTCACAGAAAAATTTCCAGTACATCGATTTTTATGCATACCTTAAccaggagggtgttccgggggtcaacgcccccgtggcccggtctagACCATCAAAGAGCATTTTCAATTCGTATTCACTCCTTCCTATCCCAATTCCATTTTTCCATTCCCACAGTGCAAAACATAGTAACGTCTGCATTATGTAAAGCATATGCCAGTATTAGTACAGCCTATTAAAGTAACATAAAATGGTTCAAAAATTTGCACTTACAAAAACAGAATAAAAATGTCATTTCTTACAGTGACCAACTGTAGTGGACATTTTGATACTAGGTTTCCGTTTCTACAAGTAGGAAATCAATGATTCTCCTCACATcctgttagttttattttaacacacacacacacacacacacacacacacacacacgacaaaacGTGTAATATTGAAAtgataaattattttttattcaaaaaaagtatattaaattattgttttgCTCTGCAGGGAGTATTGCTATCAGATCCTTCAAGCAACTTCAATAATGCACCATCAATTGTGTTTGGACGACCAACCTTCAGCTTCGACTATTTTGACTACTTTGGTTAATTATGGCTAAAATGATTAACTATGACTACAATGATTAATTATGACCAGTAtgattttttattactttggttaATTATGACTGTGGGTAATTATGAC contains:
- the LOC128684656 gene encoding uncharacterized protein isoform X1, translated to MASYLTWLTWALLLVALCSFPTPAHSQRRHGFRFRRPGGRGRQPPRRQGTTHPAFFISGGQNANNPSSGVLLSDPSSNFNNAPSIVFGRPTFSFDYFDYFG